A single window of Anomaloglossus baeobatrachus isolate aAnoBae1 chromosome 9, aAnoBae1.hap1, whole genome shotgun sequence DNA harbors:
- the LOC142250860 gene encoding class I histocompatibility antigen, F10 alpha chain-like, which translates to MLPPYISLRTQKMSFLMLILLAVSGVDSDSHSLRYYYTGVTAPGYGLPQFSIVGYLDDQCVELYSSETRRTGPVAPWMHGKESPEHWDTESKIDQENEAVFRQEVLLWNKRFNHTDGVHFVQVMSHCELRDDGSTVGYETFGYDGKEFMDLDVQTGSFNPTMTEAQIITQRWNSPDVRMGERYKVYLENKCIDLLKRFVKHGREVLERRVRPQVKVSGQEKGDTMKLHCQVYGFHPKAVDVKWMNGEDEVPSYETTNVLPNPDGTYQIRVSAEVTPKEGDRYACNVHHSSLEEPLLVKWEPAPSTLLPAIITLGVVFIIIILGGAGFMIYKKHKNQYTAASASDISSDSNTSVTA; encoded by the exons ATGTTGCCTCCTTACATCAGCCTCAGGACACAGAAGATGTCGTTCCTCATGCTGATCCTCCTGGCAGTGTCTGGGGTAGATTCTG ACAGTCACTCCCTGCGCTATTACTACACGGGGGTCACGGCTCCAGGATACGGGCTGCCCCAGTTCTCAATTGTTGGATATCTGGACGACCAGTGCGTTGAGCTCTACAGCAGCGAAACCCGAAGAACCGGACCTGTGGCTCCATGGATGCACGGGAAAGAGAGTCCGGAGCACTGGGACACGGAATCCAAGATAGACCAAGAGAACGAGGCGGTGTTCAGACAGGAGGTGCTGCTGTGGAACAAGAGATTCAACCACACGGACG GTGTCCACTTCGTGCAGGTGATGAGCCACTGTGAGCTGCGAGATGACGGCAGCACTGTAGGATACGAGACGTTCGGGTACGATGGAAAAGAGTTCATGGACTTGGACGTTCAGACAGGATCATTTAACCCTACAATGACCGAGGCTCAGATAATCACACAGCGATGGAACAGTCCGGATGTTAGAATGGGCGAGAGATACAAGGTTTATCTGGAGAATAAATGTATTGATTTATTGAAGAGGTTCGTGAAGCACGGAAGAGAAGTGCTGGAGCGGAGAG tTCGGCCTCAGGTGAAGGTGTCCGGTCAGGAAAAAGGTGACACCATGAAGCTTCACTGCCAGGTGTACGGATTTCACCCcaaagctgtggatgtgaagtggaTGAACGGGGAGGACGAGGTTCCCTCTTATGAGACCACAAATGTCCTCCCCAATCCTGACGGCACCTATCAGATCAGGGTCAGCGCGGAGGTGACCCCCAAAGAGGGCGACAGATACGCCTGTAATGTGCATCACAGCAGCCTGGAGGAGCCACTTCTTGTAAAATGGG AACCAGCCCCGAGCACCCTCCTGCCTGCGATCATCACTCTTGGGGtcgtcttcatcatcatcatcctcggaGGTGCTGGATTCATGATATACAAGA AGCATAAGAACCAATACACGGCGGCCAGCG CTTCAGACATCTCCTCAGACTCCAATACATCGGTCACGGCCTGA